A single Anatilimnocola floriformis DNA region contains:
- a CDS encoding phenylacetate--CoA ligase family protein translates to MLRTSASDRWQRQQLSRESLRAWQLERLNKLLIEVIPHNKFYVEKLGKLVKPMTSLDQLADLPFTFKDELVTAPAAGEFAANLTYPLDRYVRYHHTSGTRGRPMPVLDTAEDWQWWVETWQYILDAAEVRSDDRALMAFSFGPFIGFWSASDACIERGLLVIPTGGMNSRGRLEMMRSCQATLLFCTPSYALHLAEVAHDNQIDPRSLSIRHVIVAGEPGGSVPSTRQRIEQAFDARVIDHAGASEVGPWGYSRDERGLHVIESEFIAEFLSVATGEPAVDGELSELVLTSLGRRGSPLIRYRTGDLVRPQFEASGDSRFVLLVGGVLGRADHMLVVRGVNVFPSSIEHILRGFPEVVEFRVTASKAGAMDSLSVEVEDRLAQPERIARELQLRLGLKIEVQLVPLGTLPRFEGKGQRFVDRRQ, encoded by the coding sequence ATGCTTCGCACCTCTGCTTCTGACCGTTGGCAACGACAACAACTCTCGCGTGAGTCGCTGCGCGCTTGGCAGCTCGAACGACTCAACAAACTGTTGATCGAGGTCATTCCGCACAACAAGTTCTACGTCGAGAAGCTCGGCAAACTCGTCAAGCCGATGACCTCGCTCGATCAGCTCGCCGATCTGCCGTTCACCTTCAAGGATGAGCTGGTCACCGCGCCGGCGGCGGGTGAGTTTGCGGCGAACCTGACTTATCCACTCGATCGCTACGTGCGTTATCACCACACATCGGGAACGCGCGGCAGGCCGATGCCGGTGCTCGATACGGCGGAGGATTGGCAGTGGTGGGTCGAGACCTGGCAATACATTCTCGATGCTGCCGAGGTCCGCAGCGACGATCGGGCCCTGATGGCGTTTTCCTTCGGGCCGTTCATCGGTTTCTGGAGCGCCAGCGATGCCTGCATCGAGCGCGGCTTGCTGGTCATTCCTACGGGCGGCATGAATAGTCGCGGTCGACTGGAAATGATGCGCAGTTGCCAGGCGACACTTTTGTTTTGCACGCCCAGCTACGCACTGCACCTGGCCGAGGTTGCGCACGACAATCAGATCGATCCGCGCTCACTCAGCATTCGCCATGTGATTGTCGCGGGTGAGCCGGGCGGCTCCGTGCCGTCGACTCGGCAGCGCATCGAACAAGCCTTCGACGCCCGTGTGATCGATCATGCTGGCGCTTCGGAAGTTGGCCCTTGGGGTTACAGCCGCGATGAGCGGGGCCTGCATGTGATCGAAAGCGAATTCATCGCCGAGTTTCTCTCCGTCGCGACCGGTGAGCCCGCCGTAGATGGAGAATTGTCCGAGCTGGTCCTCACATCGCTCGGCCGCCGCGGAAGTCCGCTCATTCGTTACCGCACGGGCGATCTCGTGCGGCCGCAGTTCGAAGCCAGCGGCGATAGCAGGTTCGTGCTGCTCGTCGGCGGCGTGCTCGGCCGGGCCGACCACATGCTGGTGGTCCGCGGCGTGAATGTGTTTCCCAGTTCCATCGAACACATCCTGCGAGGTTTTCCCGAGGTCGTCGAGTTCCGCGTCACGGCGAGCAAAGCTGGCGCGATGGATAGCCTGTCGGTAGAAGTCGAAGACCGACTCGCGCAGCCCGAACGGATCGCCCGCGAATTGCAGCTTCGCTTGGGACTCAAGATCGAAGTGCAACTCGTGCCGCTGGGCACGCTGCCCCGGTTTGAAGGGAAAGGACAGCGGTTTGTGGATCGGCGCCAATAG
- a CDS encoding cytochrome-c peroxidase — MSKALALLLTLTISTACFAADPATILLGGDELTAGIPGQGPLTLEQIKSWLANEKNHETLTVELPLGLNAGANQISIPKDNPLTRAKIELGRQLYFDPRLSVDQKVSCATCHAPDSGWAKATQFGVGIKGLTGNRNSPVSYNRIVSSNQFWDGRAATLEDQAVGPIANPIEMGFTHEECVGALKKLPGYVIQFEKIFPGEGINIKTVGKAIASFERAVVTGPSPADYYEPLYSFEKIFKDELADLDSFKADSPAEFAKYEKMKAESKAHPISDSAKRGRELFFGKANCTACHAGANFSDEKYHNLGVGMEVAKPDFGRFEVTKTEADRGAFKTPTVRNVAQTAPYMHDGSQKTLEEVVEWYAKGGHANPHLSDKVKKLDLTAQDKKDLVEYMNALTGPFPKVATGRLP; from the coding sequence ATGAGCAAAGCGCTAGCCCTGCTGCTGACGTTGACGATTTCGACTGCCTGTTTCGCTGCGGACCCCGCCACCATTCTGCTCGGCGGCGATGAACTGACCGCCGGCATTCCGGGCCAAGGCCCTCTCACGCTTGAACAGATCAAATCGTGGCTCGCGAACGAAAAGAATCACGAGACGCTCACCGTCGAGTTGCCGCTGGGGCTGAATGCCGGTGCAAATCAAATTTCTATTCCTAAAGACAATCCACTGACCCGCGCCAAGATCGAACTCGGCCGGCAGCTTTATTTCGATCCTCGTTTGTCAGTCGATCAAAAAGTCAGCTGCGCGACTTGCCATGCTCCCGACAGTGGCTGGGCCAAGGCCACGCAGTTCGGCGTCGGCATTAAGGGTTTGACCGGCAATCGCAATTCGCCCGTCAGTTACAACCGCATCGTAAGCAGCAATCAATTCTGGGACGGCCGCGCCGCCACGCTCGAGGATCAAGCCGTCGGCCCGATCGCCAATCCGATCGAGATGGGCTTCACGCACGAAGAGTGCGTTGGCGCCCTGAAGAAACTCCCGGGCTACGTCATTCAGTTTGAAAAGATTTTTCCCGGCGAAGGGATCAACATCAAAACCGTTGGCAAGGCGATCGCTTCGTTCGAACGCGCAGTTGTCACCGGCCCGTCGCCGGCCGATTACTACGAACCGCTCTATTCGTTCGAAAAGATTTTCAAGGACGAACTGGCCGATCTGGATTCGTTCAAAGCCGACAGCCCGGCTGAGTTTGCCAAGTACGAAAAGATGAAAGCCGAAAGCAAGGCTCACCCGATTTCGGATTCGGCCAAGCGCGGCCGCGAGCTCTTTTTTGGCAAAGCAAATTGCACCGCTTGCCACGCCGGCGCCAATTTCAGCGACGAGAAGTATCACAACCTGGGCGTCGGCATGGAAGTCGCGAAACCCGATTTCGGTCGGTTTGAAGTGACCAAGACCGAAGCCGACCGCGGCGCATTCAAAACGCCAACCGTTCGCAACGTGGCCCAAACTGCCCCCTACATGCACGACGGCAGCCAGAAAACGCTGGAAGAAGTCGTCGAGTGGTACGCCAAGGGTGGCCACGCCAATCCGCACCTGAGCGATAAGGTGAAGAAGCTCGACCTCACCGCGCAGGACAAAAAGGATCTGGTCGAATATATGAACGCGTTGACGGGACCGTTCCCGAAGGTCGCGACTGGCCGACTGCCGTAG